Proteins encoded together in one Chelonoidis abingdonii isolate Lonesome George chromosome 1, CheloAbing_2.0, whole genome shotgun sequence window:
- the LOC116832479 gene encoding ecto-ADP-ribosyltransferase 5-like isoform X2 translates to MTFLLITVTYLCTHTLMDIPQVNCQPVLDMAYDAFDDQYIGCTEVMENIIKSKLLRQEKSTHKMFSKSWEAAKKQWNNKKKNLILPIGFKDENGIAVLAYTSGDKIPLYQEFNKAVREAGKSRAYYLKHFPFKALHFYLTRALQLLKGDCAEMYETEVYRGVRSLHYEPNEIGDMVRFGTFTSSSSDWDVAQRFGSATFFTIRTCFGVPITNISYIPDEREVLIPVYERFRVFHFTQDKNSNMFVLHSTNRTFSLYNCAYIEGKKGRRWA, encoded by the exons GTGAATTGCCAGCCGGTGCTGGACATGGCATACGATGCTTTTGATGACCAGTATATCGGCTGCACAGAAGTAATGGAAAATATAATCAAGTCTAAACTGCTGCGGCAAGAGAAATCAACGCACAAGATGTTTAGCAAAAGTTGGGAAGCTGCAAAAAAACAATGgaataataagaagaaaaaccTCATTCTGCCTATAGGGTTTAAGGATGAGAATGGAATAGCAGTCCTGGCCTATACCAGCGGAGATAAGATACCTTTGTACCAGGAATTCAACAAAGCTGTGAGAGAGGCTGGTAAATCCCGAGCTTATTATCTCAAACATTTCCCATTCAAAgcccttcatttttatttgacCAGAGCGTTGCAGCTCCTGAAGGGAGACTGTGCTGAGATGTACGAGACGGAGGTGTACCGGGGAGTCCGTTCTCTCCACTACGAACCCAATGAGATAGGTGACATGGTCCGGTTTGGGACATTTACTTCATCATCTTCAGACTGGGACGTAGCTCAGAGGTTTGGCTCGGCCACATTCTTCACCATCCGGACGTGCTTTGGGGTCCCCATCACAAACATCTCTTATATCCCAGATGAGAGAGAAGTGCTGATTCCAGTCTATGAGAGATTTAGGGTGTTCCACTTCACCCAGGACAAGAACAGCAACATGTTTGTCCTGCACAGCACAAACCGGACCTTCAGCCTTTACAACTGCGCCTACATAGAAG GAAAGAAAGGGCGACGGTGGGCCTAG